ATTTGCGGCCTCGTCATTGGCGTACTTGCTGTCGCCGAATATCTGGCCATAACGAACGAGAAATGGCATGGACATGAACAAGCCATCGGCCCACAACTGATGTTGACGGCTCGTCGCGTGCCACAACCCGCCATCCTTTGTTCGAGGATACGTATCGAAGCGCTGGCGGATTGATTCCGCGGCAATCTTGTACTTCGGTTCGCCTGTCTCTTTGTAGAGAACCAGCAGAAGGTTGCCGGGCAGCATGTAATCGAGTGCATTCATGCCGCGGTCGATCTTGCCGTTCTCATCCACATGCGAATCGATCCAGTTCTTGATGTAGCTTAGGTAGCGAGGGTCTTCTGTCCTTTTGAAAACGAGATACTGGCCAAATAGGTAGAGAGACTTCGCGTACCCCCACGAGCCCAATTCTTTGGGTCCGGGATAACGCTGCATAGTGGACTCGACCAACGCTGTGGATAGGTCAGAGCTGATCGGCGCTTTCGCGGAATTTACCCCGCTGCCGCCAACAACTGCGACCACAGCACCCGCAGTGGCGTTCTCCACCGCTTGTGCCTGCTGTCCCTGGAACGCGGAGCCGGCTGCGTAGCTTACAGTTAAGAGTAGAAATGACAACACTAACCAACGTGGCTTCCACGAACTCATCCCATGCCCTCCGGCAGGACCTTGCCTGTTATGAATTTCCATCGCGGGCTGCAAGATGCGCCCTCGCTTGTTCTCCGTCCCGATACACAAGAACCGGCCGTCCCGCAGGGACTTGCACGACCACTTTCCCGCTCTCGACGCGGTGATCAACCCGTTCGGCTTGGCCGGTGAAGAGCGCGAAGGCCGCAATCTTTTCCGTCCTCCACCCAGATGGGAGCGCAGCAGACAACTCGCCGGATTGCTGGGCGTAGAAAGCAATGCGATCGTCGCCCATTGGACAGAACGTGGCGAAAGTGCGCGCTATCTCCGCTCCGTCCGCAAAAATCGCATATGTCTTCGCTTTCCAGTTGATGTCGACGCGGGAATTCCCCTCCAGGTCGATTACGGTACGGTCACCTTCGCGCCTGTAGCCCTCGACGTTGCGCTTGTGAATCCTGAACCAGGGCGCCATCGCGAAATAGAAGAGGTCGGTAATCTGGCGCCGGTCGGTGGCGGCATGAAACATTACGTGCGGCGCTGCATTGTAGAAGAAAACCTGCAGCAACCGGTCCAGCAACTCGCCTTTTAGGCCGAATCCCCAGACTCCACTCTGGCGGTAGATGGTTGGCAGCATCGGAATCGGCTTGCCGTCAAAAGGGCAAGGCTGGGGGTTGGGCATCGTCCAGTAGAAACTGACCTTTCCGATAAACGGATACCGCACCGTTTCCGAGCTCACGTCCACGCCATGCTTGGCGAACTGTTCGAGGATCTTGTAACGGCCTTCCACCAGGTTCTTGTATCCGCTCGCCGGGTTCGCCGTGTCCCAGTCGTTGCGAACGGCGAAATACGACAGCACATCAACGTGCGTCGTTTCGCGCAGCTTATATTTTTCGCAAGTGCGATCGACGCGCGCAAGTCCAGCGGCCTTGACGTATTTCGCCATGCCGAGAATGTAGGAATCTTCGCCCGTCCAATTGCGGCTCTTCCAAAGCTCCTGATCGGGCCGCCGCGCAATCAGGTCCGGATTCCATGCTGGGCTGCTGCGATACGCGTCGTCGTAGTTGTCCGAGAAGGTGACGGTGCAGTTACGCTCGCGCCCGGCGCTCATTAGTTTCATCAGCCCGTCATAGCCGCCGATCCTCTCGTCGACTTCGTCGATTGCCGGATAGCCGGTGTCCTTACCGCGATATTGCCAGCCCCACAGGTGAACTACTTGCGCCCAGTTATCTGTGAGGGCCGCGACTTCCTGAATCAACTGCTCACATTCCTGAAATGTGGATAGAGGTTTTTCCCAGGTCGGCTCGTCGCAGCGGATTCCGTACACGAATCGATTGTCGTAGTATTCGGTCGGACTCTTCGCGATTCGGTTCCGCACGAGTTTGGCGCCGTCCAACCAGTCCACAGTTGCCCCAGGCCGGGCGGCAATGAAGTCCAATCGGCAGCTGGATTTCTGTCCAACAATAAGATTCGGGGTTCGCGAGTTTCCGGCGACGCACGGAACTTCCTTCCCCAAGTTCATGTCGTAGCAATCCCGCCCATTCACGCGGAACGTCTTTGTTGTGCCCAGCGACACCCGACGGCGGCCTTGCTCGCCATCGACGTGCAGCTCGGTGCCATCCATGAAGGCGGTGACTTCCTGGGCGCAGAGAGCGCGGTCAGTACCCACCATCACAACAGGCAGCGTACTCAGCACATTGCCCCAGAACGAGTTTCGGCGGAGCACACCGGGTTTCGCTTTGCTGAGCTGCGCGAGATTGCCACCGTCATCGCCGTGTGCCAGCCAGCCATCACCGTCTTCCTCGCACACCGTTACGAGTCGCGGCAGCTTTACATCGATCAGTTCATAGCCGTTTTGTTCTTGAACGTCTTCCAGGGTGACATGGAGAGTCGCGGCATCGAGCATGTATCTAAGCATGAAGCTGCCTGCGAGCTTGCCTTGATCCATCGCGCGATATCGGAAATCAGCCTGCTGCTGGGTAGCTTTGACCTTTTCCGGGACAATCTCCAGGTTCGTGAACTTCCATTGCGCACGTTGACAGATCGCGACCGCGACGCGCCCTGAAGACTGGTCGCCCCTGAGCCGCGCACCGTTGGAGAGGCGATACTCGAACGGCACGCCGCGCTGGCCATCGAGCACGATCTGGAGTTGGGCTGATGAAAGAACTACAGGTTCCGCAGCCTTGCTCGCCAGCGCATTCGATTCGGCAGACAGCAACGGCAGCGAACCTGAAGCCCAGCCAAGCAGGCCACAACCACTTAACCGCAGGAAGGCGCGACGACGCATGAAAGTGTTCTCCGAAAAATTGAGAGTTTGGTGGACATATTAGTCCACAACTGTTCACAAAACAACAGAGACCGATATGTCAGTTGGTTTAGGAACAAAGAAACGGCAGGCACAAGGGAGAGATCAGAACAGAGAAAGGAAGAGGACGTGGTAGTTAACGAACCACGTCCTCACATGCATTTGGCCCTAGGGCAGATTCAGAGAAGTGCGATTCACCGCGCACGGGCGGAGGGTTGAGCGACAGATCGCAATTCTGATGACATTGCGCTGCTTGCGTCGGATGCGACCAGAAAGTCGACACCGTTTTTGCGAAGCATTTCCCTGTACTCCGGAGCGAGCCCGTCGTCGGAAACAACCAGATCGATGTCCTCTAGGTCCGCAACATGAACCATCGCATCGCGGCCAAACTTCGAGTGATCAGCCACGATGATGACTTTCCTTGCC
The nucleotide sequence above comes from Clostridia bacterium. Encoded proteins:
- a CDS encoding endo-alpha-N-acetylgalactosaminidase family protein → MRRRAFLRLSGCGLLGWASGSLPLLSAESNALASKAAEPVVLSSAQLQIVLDGQRGVPFEYRLSNGARLRGDQSSGRVAVAICQRAQWKFTNLEIVPEKVKATQQQADFRYRAMDQGKLAGSFMLRYMLDAATLHVTLEDVQEQNGYELIDVKLPRLVTVCEEDGDGWLAHGDDGGNLAQLSKAKPGVLRRNSFWGNVLSTLPVVMVGTDRALCAQEVTAFMDGTELHVDGEQGRRRVSLGTTKTFRVNGRDCYDMNLGKEVPCVAGNSRTPNLIVGQKSSCRLDFIAARPGATVDWLDGAKLVRNRIAKSPTEYYDNRFVYGIRCDEPTWEKPLSTFQECEQLIQEVAALTDNWAQVVHLWGWQYRGKDTGYPAIDEVDERIGGYDGLMKLMSAGRERNCTVTFSDNYDDAYRSSPAWNPDLIARRPDQELWKSRNWTGEDSYILGMAKYVKAAGLARVDRTCEKYKLRETTHVDVLSYFAVRNDWDTANPASGYKNLVEGRYKILEQFAKHGVDVSSETVRYPFIGKVSFYWTMPNPQPCPFDGKPIPMLPTIYRQSGVWGFGLKGELLDRLLQVFFYNAAPHVMFHAATDRRQITDLFYFAMAPWFRIHKRNVEGYRREGDRTVIDLEGNSRVDINWKAKTYAIFADGAEIARTFATFCPMGDDRIAFYAQQSGELSAALPSGWRTEKIAAFALFTGQAERVDHRVESGKVVVQVPAGRPVLVYRDGEQARAHLAARDGNS